TTGTAGGCCACTTCGCTCCAGACTATCCGGATTTCAACCTGCACATTCCCGACCAAATTCGCGTCGCGATCTTTCTTCGCCATTTCAATCAATGGGTTAAGGAGCGCGAGACTGGCCATGATGCCATGCCGGATTTCGTGATGCTTCGCCTGCCCGACGACCATACCGCCGGCACAACTCCCGGAGGCCCTTCGCCAAAGTCATCCGTAGCAGACAATGACCTGGCAATCGGACGCGCCGTCGATGCAGTCTCCCATTCGCCCTATTGGAATGACACTGCCTTTTTCATCCTCGAAGATGACGCGCAGAACGGAGCCGATCACGTAGACGCGCATCGGAGCATGGCGCTGATCATCAGCAAGTACGCCCCACATGGCAAAAACGACGGCGCGTTCGTCGACAGCCACTTCTACACTACCGTCTCGTTGGTGCGCACGATGGAGATGATTCTCGGGCTACCGCCAATGAACAATAACGACGCTTTCACCAGCGTGATGTCATCAGAGTTCAGTGGTCTGGGCAACCAAGCTGCTTTCACCGCAAACTATGTGAACCGCGACAATGGACTGATCTATACCGCAAACAAGAAAAACGCAGTTGGCGCAAAAGAATCCGCAAAGATGGACTTTACCCACGCAGACAGAGCTGATTCGTCGAAATTGAACGTTATCCTATGGAAGGACGCAATGGGCGACAAGCCGGTTCCGGCACAGTTGCTCATGCACTACAAAAAAGCACCTAAGGATGACGATGACGACTAGTATTGCGCCTTTTCGGTTGAAGCCGTGGTTTAGCGAAAGAGTCTGGGGCAAACGAGATCTGCGCCCTTGGTACGACAACACCGGAACGACTGAATTGGTGGGTGAAGCCTGGCTGACTGGGCCGCAGTGCCTTGTTGAAACCGGAGACTTTGCCGGGCGCGAATTTCAATCATTCGCGCCCGAGCTTGGTGGTGAGTTTCCCTTGCTCGTCAAGCTGCTCTTTCCCAACGAAAAGCTCTCCGTACAGGTCCACCCCGACGATGCCGAGGCTCGCGCCATGGGCGAAGTGCGCGGCAAAACCGAGTGCTGGTACGCGCTCGAAGCTGAACCCGGCGCTTACGTCTCGCTCGGCCTCAAGGACGACGTTGACGCGGCAAAGTTCCGCGCCGCCGTAGCCGACGGCACCGCTGAAGACCTCCTGCAGCAGGTTCCTGTCTCCACTGGCGACATGCTGTTCGTCGATGCAGGAACAGTTCACGCCATTGGGCCTGGTGTCGTCCTGCTCGAAACCCAACAGACCAGCGACGTCACCTACCGCCTCTACGACTACGGCCGTCCCCGCGAACTGCACCTCGAAAAGGGCCTTGCCGTCATGAAGACTAAAACCGCTGCAGGAAAAGTCGCGCCAAAACAGATCAACGGATTCACTCGCCTCATTGAACAGAAGTACTTCGCAGTGGACCGGTTTGAAGTCGCGGCCGGCGTTTCTACAACGGTAAAAATGGAAGGCCCCGGCTGCTTGGTCAGCCTAAGCGGCACAGGCACGGTCAAGACCGCAGGCAGTTCAGTAGAACTAGTTCCCGGACGAGCCGTCGTTATCCCTGTAGGAACCGGAAGCATCTTAGTCGAAGCCGCCACCGGGACATCTTTCGTCCGCTGCCAGGCTCCCACGATGGTTTAGCAGCCTAACGCAAAAAGACGCTCAACTCATTCGCAGCATTCCGCAGGTGCGGCAAAAACCGAGTCTGCATATCGAACACAGACATCCGTGGTGCGTTGCCGCTCAAATTAATAGTGGCAACCACCCGGCCCGACGGAGAGTAGACAGGGACAGCCAGCGAGCGCAGCCCAACTTCGTACTCCTGATCGCATAGTGCATAACCATTCCGCCGAATGTTGCGAAGAATCAGCCGCAACTTATCGACCGAAGTCACCGTGCGCGTCGTATGAGGAATCAGGTTGACAGTCGCCAAGTATTGTTCCAGTTGGTCGACAGGCAGCCAAGCCAGCAGAATCCTCCCCATGCTCGTGCAATACGCTGGCAACCGGCTGCCGATGTGCAGGTCCACAGCCATCACGCGCGACACACTTGTCCGCGCAATATAGACGATATCCTCGCCATCCAGCGTCGCCACTGAAAACGACTCATGCAGTGCAGCCGACATGCGCTCCAGAATAGGCTGCGCCGCGCTCGAAAGCGTGTTCGAGGTGGTGTACGTATGCGACAGGGTCAACATGCGGGGGCGCAGCGAATACCGCGTTCCATCCTCCGCACCTGCAAATCCCAGCTTCGTCAGCGTATAAAGACAGCGCCGGACAGCAGCACGGGAGAGGCCCGTCTTCACGCTCAACTGCGAAATTGTCATCTGAGGCGACTGCTGCGTGAACGCCTGAATCACCACTAGCCCGCGAGCCAGTGAGGTCATAAAGTTCGGGTCACCTGCAAATGCATCCAGCGCCGATGCAGGAGTCTGCTTCGAGGCTAGAGCAGGTGCAACGGCAGATGGCAAGCTTGCGGGCATAGCGGACGGAGCGGAACGGCGGGTGGTGACGTTCATTCTTGGCCCTTTCCCTGCTATCGGCTGGGGTCGGAACAGATCGTTCGATAGACGGACTATTATTACGATAAACGCACACCTTTATTTTTGCAATCTGCAAAACATCCTAGGCAGCATTTCCTCCTGTGCCGAGCGCTATGAGAAGATACACGTCTGCACTTCAAATTTTGTGGGTGCCCGGCCCCTCCGGATTTGCATCTATGTGAATAAGCAAACCAAACAATTAAGGAGAAGAGATGGCAGCGCAAACAGAACAGCTCGGCGACCGTCCTGCCTGGAAAGCACTTCAAGCACACGCTCAGCAGATTCACAGCAAGCACCTGCGCGAGTTGTTTGCCCAGGACGCTGCACGCGGCAAACGCCTCACCGTCGAAGCCGCAGGCCTGTTCCTCGACTACTCGAAGAACCGCATCACCGATGAAACCCTGAAGCTGCTCATCGAACTCGCCACGCAATCTGGTTTGCGCGACAAAATCGACGCGATGTTCCGTGGAGACAAGATCAACATCACTGAGAACCGAGCCGTTCTGCACGTGGCCCTGCGTGCCCCCAAAGACGAGAAGATCCTCGTAGATGGCGTTGACGTCGTCCCCGAAGTCCACGCTGTGCTCGACAAAATGGCTGCGTTCGCCGACCGCGTGCGCAACGGCGACTGGAAAGGCCACACCGGCAAACCCATCCGCAACATCGTCAACATCGGCATTGGCGGCTCGGACCTCGGTCCCGTCATGGCCTATGAAGCTCTCAAGCTTTACAGCCAACGCAACCTCACCTTCCGGTTTGTCTCCAACGTCGACGGCACCGACTTCGCCGAAGCCGTCCGCGATCTCGATGCAGAGGAAACACTTTTCCTTGTTGCCTCGAAGACCTTCACCACCCTCGAAACCATGACAAACGCGCACACCGCGCGCGCCTGGACGCTTAAGCGGCTCGGTGACGAAAAGGCCGTAGCAAAGCACTTCGTCGCCATCTCCACCAACGCCAAAGAAGTGGCAAAGTTCGGCATCGACACTGAAAACATGTTCGGCTTCTGGGATTGGGTCGGAGGTCGCTACTCGATGGACTCGGCCATCGGCCTCTCCACCATGATCGCTATCGGCCCAAACAACTTCCGCGAAATGCTCGCCGGCTTCCACGAGATCGATGTCCACTTCCGCACCACTCCGTTCGAAAAAAACCTCCCTGTCCTTCTCGGCCTGCTCACCGTCTGGTACTCTGACTTCTTCGATGCGCAGACGCAAGCCATCCTCCCTTACGAGCAATACCTCAAGCGTTTTCCTGCCTATCTACAACAGCTAACGATGGAGTCAAACGGCAAGCACGTCACGCTCGAAGGAATCAAAGTAAGTTACGATACCAGCCCCATCTATTGGGGCGAGCCTGGCACAAACGGCCAGCACTCCTTCTACCAGCTCATCCACCAAGGAACGCGACTGATTCCCTGCGACTTCATCGGCTTCTACAAGACGCTCAATCCGCTCGGCAATCACCACGACCTGCTGATGGCCAACGTCTTCGCGCAAGCCGAAGCTCTTGCCTTCGGCAAGACCGCCGAACAAGTCAAGGCAGAAGGCACACCTGACTGGCTCGTGCCGCACCGCGTCTTTGAAGGCAACCGCCCATCAAACACGATCCTCGCCGACACGCTCACCCCAGGACTCCTCGGCAAACTTATCGCACTTTACGAGCACTCGGTCTTCACACAGGGAGCCATCTGGAATATCGACTCGTTCGATCAATGGGGAGTTGAGCTGGGCAAAGTTCTCGCGCAAAAAATCGTGCCCGAACTCGAAAGCACCGACGAGCCGAAGCTGGCACATGACAGTTCTACCAACAACCTCATCCGGCTATATCGAAAGAACAAGTAGCACAAAAATGCCGTCTCCGGCGCAAACCGGAGACGGCCAGGAGCGTCGTACAAGCTCACCGCCGAGGCTAACTCGCCCGGTGAGTCTGCAGACATCGATCTGCCGCTATATCTTCCCACCAGCGATGGAGGGAATCAGCATCACCTCATCGCCATCCTTGAACGCATAGCTCTCGCCGCCGAGAAAGCGGATATCCTCATCGTTCACATAGATATTGATGAAGCGACGCAGTTTACCATCGTCGTCCTTAATCTGTGTTGAGAGCGCTGGAAAGGTTTGATCGATATCCGCCAGCAGGCCCGGTAAGTCATGCGCGGACGAGTCAAACTGCTTGCGTCCATCTGTGTGGCGGGTGAAAGCGGTGGGGAGTACAACCTTAATTGCCATGAATATCTCCTGCAACAGCTAGCTCCTGCGCGCCTTCCAGCTCTCGCAGATAGTCTCCGAAGTCTGCCAGTCGCGGACGAATCGCACGCTCTTCCGCGTAGTGGCCGACAAGCGAGTCGGTGGTCTTCAGCCCATTGCCGGTAATACAGGCAACGGTAATCTCGTCCGGCAAGATGCGCCCATGCGCATAAAGCCGCGCAGTCACGGCAGTCGTTACGCCGCCAGCAGTCTCGGTAAAGATGCCTTCGGTCTCAGCAAGCTCCTGCATGCCCGAGACAATCTCGACATCCGAAACATCCTCAGCCCAGCCTCCGCTGTCACGAATCATCTTCGCCGCGGCAGGCCCGTCAGCCGGATTGCCGATCGCAAGCGAACGAGCAATCGTATTCGGCTTCTGCGGCTGCACGTCCTCAGTTCCCTGCTTTACTGCGGTCGCAATCGGCGAGCAGCCAGTAGCCTGCGCTCCAAAGAAGCGCACGTGCTTCTCTTCGACCAGACCAAGATAAATAAGCTCCTGAAACGCCTTGCGGATCTTGCGAATCAGCGATCCGCCAGCCATCGGCACAACCACGTTGTCAGGCAACTTCCAACCCAGCTTCTCCGCAATCTCGTAGCCAACAGTCTTCGAGCCTTCCGCATAGTAGGGCCGTAGGTTCACATTCACGAAGCCCCACGTGTACTCGTCCGCAATCTGGCTGCACAGCCGGTTCACGTGGTCGTAGTTGCCATCGATGCGCACCAGCCGCGCGCCATACACCTGCGTGTTCAAAATCTTCGCGGCCTCAAGGTCGGCAGGCACCAAGATGCAGGCCTTGATGCCAAGCCGCGCCGCCTGCGCTGCTACAGAGTTGGCGAGATTGCCGGTCGAAGAACAACCAACCGTCTCAAATCCAAACCGCTGCGCATTGGCCAGCGCAACCGAAACAACACGGTCCTTAAAGCTGAGCGTCGGGAAACATACAGCGTCATTCTTCACATAAAGGTTCGTCGCGCCGATGCGCTTGCCGAGGTTCTTCGCATGAATAAGCGGAGTGAACCCCACAGGCAGGTCGGGCTGAAAGCCATCCGGAATCGGCAGCAGCGCGGCATAGCGCCAGATGCTCGGCGGCCCGGCTGCGATATTCTCGCGCGTAAAGATGCCGCGCACGGCGTCCAGATCGTAGGCCACCTCAAGCGGCGCAAGGCAGTCGGGGCACGCTGAAAGCGGCTGGTTGCCAAAACGCTTGCCGCAGTCATTGCACTTGAGCTCGTACCTGCTACAGGAGTAGTTCATCTCGCTCTCTCCGAGTGCGAAGCGGGAGCATTTTGACTTGTCTCTTGAGGTAGGCCAAGGAGGAGAATTGCGGGCTGGCCTTGATGGGCTAACTCCGAATCTCATGTTCCCTGTCTAACAGGAGAGAGTTGACACCGGTACGCCTTTGTTCTGTCCGGTTGTCGTGGCGTCAAAGGGCTCGTCCCTCAACCACTCTTCATGAAATTCAAATCTGCCGAAGCAGACTGGAATACATCGTTTGTAACACATACGGGTCAGCGCTGCAACTTGCTCTGTGCCTGAAAGTTGTATCGACCCGGCAAGCCATCCCGCGTGTACTGGTCAAACAGATGTCGCTGAGCTTCCACGGGCCAAGTTTGTCATTGGAGTCAACGCTCTCGGCAACGCGTGAGTGCAGGCTTCGGAGAGGGCTTCCTTCATGGAGATCAAATTCCTGTTTCACTGCGCAAAAGTATCCGCGGCAAGTGTCCTGATCGTAGGGCTTTCCTTCGCGCAATCCAGCCAGACCACAACCGCACGGACTGTACGAAAAAGCGGCAGCATCGTCGTCGCCGACCGCCAGAGCGCGCGTGAGGCAGGCTCAGGCATGGCCACCGGACGGCGGCAATACTCCCCCACGATGCAGACTATAGACTCGGACAGCTCCGCGCAGCGCAAAAACCGCGCCGACTTCCCCCGCTCGCTCAACTCCAGAAACAGCGCCCATGCAACCGAATCGCTGAACCAGCCGGCCAACGCAGCGAAAGGCGAAAACCCACTCTACGAAGACCATGGAAAATCCGGCACCAATCCAATGTACGAGTCCGGCAAGGATGCAATCGCAAAGCCGGATACGTCATCCAGCGGATATAAGGATGGCGAGGCCTTCGAGATGAGGAAGAGCGGCTCTTCCCAGCAGAGCGACCAGGGAACAACTGGATTCGATGCGCTCGCCCGGAAACACCCCGCAGGCGTCAAGTACGAGAACCGTACCGCCGCCGGACAGCAGTCAAGCACTTCCTCATCAGGCGAAACCGTCAAGCAAGACTTCGGCCAGGTCCAGGCAACCAAGAGGTGAGTTGATCATTTCTTCAACACGCACGAAATTTATGGGCAAATGTCCTGTACGCCTTGTGCGAAGGCCGCGGGATCAAACTCTGTGCGGACGATCTCGTCGGGACAATCGGTCTGAATGGCCACACGCCAGTTGCACACAAATGCGACGGTCTGCTCGGGTTGGGCCGTCTTGATCGCCGAACATAGATGTTCCGCGTCCTTAATTCCCTTCTCACCTTCCACGTCGATGAGCACAAGATCGTATTGGCGGCCCCAGAACATCACCAGCGCCTCCTTCGTGTCCAGCGTGGAATCCACATCGAAACCGGAGACGCGAAGAATCTGATCACGCAGAGGACGAAGGCTCTCGCGGTTACAGATGTGCAGAATCGTGCGGCTACTTCTGACGTTATCGTTCATAAAAACATTCTTTCCGGGCTCGATTACGCCTGAAAATGGTAGGTCAACCGTTCGTACTCTGCGCCGGATCGTAGTTAAGGTTTTGGCCCAGCCATCGCTCAACCTCTGCAAGGCTCATCCCCTTGCGCGTATGGTAGTCGGCCACCTGGTCACGGTCAATCTTGCCCAGGCTGAAGTAGCGCGACTCCGGATGCGCAAAGTAAAGCCCACTGACGCTCGAACCGGGCCACATGGCAAATGACTCGGTGATCTGCATCCCGGTGTTCTTCTCGACATCCAGCAGCCGCCAGATCGTTCCCTTCTCCGTGTGATCGGGGCAAGCAGGATAGCCCGGTGCCGGACGAATCCCGCGGTATTTCTCCTCGATAAGCTCGTCGTTGCTCAAAAGCTCCGCGTGGCCGTAGCCCCACTCATCGCGCACGCGCTTGTGCAGGCACTCCGCAAACGCCTCAGCCAGTCGGTCGGCGACAGCCTCCGCCATAATCGCGTTGTAGTCATCGTTTTCCGCACGGAAGCGGTCGCGCAGCTCACCGAGGCCAATCCCGCTCGTCACAGCAAATGCGCCGATGTAATCCTGCAGCCCGGTCTCCTTCGGCGCAACAAAATCACCGAGCGACCGGCACGGTTCGCTGCCCTCACGGTTCGCCTGCTGCCGCAGGAAGTGAACGCAATCTAAAACCTTTGTGCGCGAATGATCCGTGTACAACTCAACATCATCGCCCACAGCATTCGCAGGAAAGAACCCGTAAACTCCGCGCGCCGTAATCGGCTTCTCCGCAATCATGCGGTCCAGCAGAGCGTTGGCGTCCTTGAAAATCTGCCGCGCCTGTTCGCCCTGCTGCTCGTGCTCAAGAATGCGCGGATAGACGCCCTTCAGACCCCACGCATGAAAAATCGGTGTCCAGTCGATAAACTCGCGCAGCGTCGCCAGCGGAAAATCATCCAATACACGCACGCCCGTGAACTCAGGCGTAGGAATATCCTCGGCGTGCCAAACAATCGGCGTTCGTCGTGATCGCGCAACCTCCAGCGAGACCGTCTGCTGTGCAGGAGCCGCATGAGCTTTACGAAGCGCCTCATACTCCGCCCTGTGCTGCGCGACAAACTCCGCCTTGCCTTCATCACTCAAAAGGCTGGTCGCCACCGGCACAGCGCGACTCGCATCCAGCACATGCACGACAGGCTCGCTGTAGTGTGGTGCAATCTTGATCGCCGTATGCCTGCGGCTGGTCGTTGCACCACCAATCAGCAGCGGCAGCTTAAACCCCTGCCGCTCCATCTCGCGCGCCACATGCACCATCTCATCAAGCGAAGGCGTAATCAGTCCACTCAGTCCAATGATGTCCGCGCGCACCTCTTTCGCACGCTCCAGAATCTTCTCCGCCGGAACCATCACACCCAGGTCGATGACCTCGTAGTTATTGCAAGCCAGCACCACGCCCACAATGTTCTTGCCGATGTCGTGAACGTCGCCCTTCACGGTCGCAAGCACAATCTTGCCCTGCATCTTGACTTCGTGGCCGGCGGCGGCCAGCGCAGCCTTCTCCTCTTCCATAAACGGCGTGAGATAAGCCACAGCCTTCTTCATCACGCGCGCCGACTTCACCACCTGCGGCAAAAACATCTTGCCCGCGCCGAACAGGTCGCCGACCACGCCCATCCCATCCATCAGCGGTCCTTCAATCACCAGCAGCGGACGGCCCAGCTTCGCGCGCGCCTCCTCCGTGTCCGCATCGATGTAGGTATCGATCCCCTTCACCAGCGCGTGCGAAAGCCGCTCCTCAACCGTGCCGTTGCGCCACTCCTCAGCCTTCTTCGCTCCAGCGATCGAGCCAGTACTCGCCGCCTTCAGTACTTCGCCATAGTCAACCAGCCGCTCGGTGGCATCAGGACGGCGATTGAGCAGCACGTCCTCCACCATCTCCTTCAGCTCAGGCTCAATCTCCTCGTAGACCTCAAGCATCCCCGCGTTGACGATGCCCATGTCCATGCCCGCAGCAATCGCGTGGTACAGAAAAGCCGAATGAATCGCCTCGCGCACCTTGTTGTTTCCGCGAAAGCTGAACGACACATTCGACACGCCACCCGAGACCTTCGCATGAGGCAGGTTCTGCTTAATCCACCGCGTGGCATTGATAAAGTCCACCGCATAGTTGTTGTGCTCTTCCATGCCCGTAGCCACGGTCAGGATGTTCGGATCGAAAATGATGTCTTCAGCCGGAAACCCAACCTCGTCCACCAGAATCCGATATGCACGCTCGCATATCCGAATCTTGTCCTCGTAGGTCGCAGCCTGCCCCTGCTCGTCGAACGCCATCACCACCACAGCAGCGCCATACTTCAGCACCGTCGCGGCATTCCGGCGAAAAACCTCTTCGCCTTCCTTCAGCGAGATCGAGTTCACAATGCCTTTCCCTTGCAGGCACTTCAACCCCGCCTCAATCACGGCCCACTTCGACGAGTCCACCATGAAGGGAACCTTGGCAACCTCAGGTTCGCTCGCCAGCAACTGCAAAAAGCGACTCATCGCAGCAACGCCGTCGATCATCCCCTCGTCCATGCAGATGTCGATGACATTGGCGCCGTTCTCCACCTGCTGCCGCGCAATGCTGACAGCCTCTTCATACTTCCCTTCTTTGATGAGCTTGGCAAACTTCGGCGAACCAGCAACATTGGTTCTTTCGCCAATCATGATGAAGACGCCTGGTTGCTGCGTGAATGGCTGCGAACCAGAAAGCCGCAGCGGCTTTGTC
This is a stretch of genomic DNA from Edaphobacter acidisoli. It encodes these proteins:
- the thrC gene encoding threonine synthase, translated to MNYSCSRYELKCNDCGKRFGNQPLSACPDCLAPLEVAYDLDAVRGIFTRENIAAGPPSIWRYAALLPIPDGFQPDLPVGFTPLIHAKNLGKRIGATNLYVKNDAVCFPTLSFKDRVVSVALANAQRFGFETVGCSSTGNLANSVAAQAARLGIKACILVPADLEAAKILNTQVYGARLVRIDGNYDHVNRLCSQIADEYTWGFVNVNLRPYYAEGSKTVGYEIAEKLGWKLPDNVVVPMAGGSLIRKIRKAFQELIYLGLVEEKHVRFFGAQATGCSPIATAVKQGTEDVQPQKPNTIARSLAIGNPADGPAAAKMIRDSGGWAEDVSDVEIVSGMQELAETEGIFTETAGGVTTAVTARLYAHGRILPDEITVACITGNGLKTTDSLVGHYAEERAIRPRLADFGDYLRELEGAQELAVAGDIHGN
- a CDS encoding IclR family transcriptional regulator domain-containing protein, translating into MNVTTRRSAPSAMPASLPSAVAPALASKQTPASALDAFAGDPNFMTSLARGLVVIQAFTQQSPQMTISQLSVKTGLSRAAVRRCLYTLTKLGFAGAEDGTRYSLRPRMLTLSHTYTTSNTLSSAAQPILERMSAALHESFSVATLDGEDIVYIARTSVSRVMAVDLHIGSRLPAYCTSMGRILLAWLPVDQLEQYLATVNLIPHTTRTVTSVDKLRLILRNIRRNGYALCDQEYEVGLRSLAVPVYSPSGRVVATINLSGNAPRMSVFDMQTRFLPHLRNAANELSVFLR
- the pgi gene encoding glucose-6-phosphate isomerase — translated: MAAQTEQLGDRPAWKALQAHAQQIHSKHLRELFAQDAARGKRLTVEAAGLFLDYSKNRITDETLKLLIELATQSGLRDKIDAMFRGDKINITENRAVLHVALRAPKDEKILVDGVDVVPEVHAVLDKMAAFADRVRNGDWKGHTGKPIRNIVNIGIGGSDLGPVMAYEALKLYSQRNLTFRFVSNVDGTDFAEAVRDLDAEETLFLVASKTFTTLETMTNAHTARAWTLKRLGDEKAVAKHFVAISTNAKEVAKFGIDTENMFGFWDWVGGRYSMDSAIGLSTMIAIGPNNFREMLAGFHEIDVHFRTTPFEKNLPVLLGLLTVWYSDFFDAQTQAILPYEQYLKRFPAYLQQLTMESNGKHVTLEGIKVSYDTSPIYWGEPGTNGQHSFYQLIHQGTRLIPCDFIGFYKTLNPLGNHHDLLMANVFAQAEALAFGKTAEQVKAEGTPDWLVPHRVFEGNRPSNTILADTLTPGLLGKLIALYEHSVFTQGAIWNIDSFDQWGVELGKVLAQKIVPELESTDEPKLAHDSSTNNLIRLYRKNK
- the metH gene encoding methionine synthase, which gives rise to MSENEIGKAAAGAKTKPLRLSGSQPFTQQPGVFIMIGERTNVAGSPKFAKLIKEGKYEEAVSIARQQVENGANVIDICMDEGMIDGVAAMSRFLQLLASEPEVAKVPFMVDSSKWAVIEAGLKCLQGKGIVNSISLKEGEEVFRRNAATVLKYGAAVVVMAFDEQGQAATYEDKIRICERAYRILVDEVGFPAEDIIFDPNILTVATGMEEHNNYAVDFINATRWIKQNLPHAKVSGGVSNVSFSFRGNNKVREAIHSAFLYHAIAAGMDMGIVNAGMLEVYEEIEPELKEMVEDVLLNRRPDATERLVDYGEVLKAASTGSIAGAKKAEEWRNGTVEERLSHALVKGIDTYIDADTEEARAKLGRPLLVIEGPLMDGMGVVGDLFGAGKMFLPQVVKSARVMKKAVAYLTPFMEEEKAALAAAGHEVKMQGKIVLATVKGDVHDIGKNIVGVVLACNNYEVIDLGVMVPAEKILERAKEVRADIIGLSGLITPSLDEMVHVAREMERQGFKLPLLIGGATTSRRHTAIKIAPHYSEPVVHVLDASRAVPVATSLLSDEGKAEFVAQHRAEYEALRKAHAAPAQQTVSLEVARSRRTPIVWHAEDIPTPEFTGVRVLDDFPLATLREFIDWTPIFHAWGLKGVYPRILEHEQQGEQARQIFKDANALLDRMIAEKPITARGVYGFFPANAVGDDVELYTDHSRTKVLDCVHFLRQQANREGSEPCRSLGDFVAPKETGLQDYIGAFAVTSGIGLGELRDRFRAENDDYNAIMAEAVADRLAEAFAECLHKRVRDEWGYGHAELLSNDELIEEKYRGIRPAPGYPACPDHTEKGTIWRLLDVEKNTGMQITESFAMWPGSSVSGLYFAHPESRYFSLGKIDRDQVADYHTRKGMSLAEVERWLGQNLNYDPAQSTNG
- a CDS encoding type I phosphomannose isomerase catalytic subunit, which encodes MTTSIAPFRLKPWFSERVWGKRDLRPWYDNTGTTELVGEAWLTGPQCLVETGDFAGREFQSFAPELGGEFPLLVKLLFPNEKLSVQVHPDDAEARAMGEVRGKTECWYALEAEPGAYVSLGLKDDVDAAKFRAAVADGTAEDLLQQVPVSTGDMLFVDAGTVHAIGPGVVLLETQQTSDVTYRLYDYGRPRELHLEKGLAVMKTKTAAGKVAPKQINGFTRLIEQKYFAVDRFEVAAGVSTTVKMEGPGCLVSLSGTGTVKTAGSSVELVPGRAVVIPVGTGSILVEAATGTSFVRCQAPTMV
- a CDS encoding MoaD/ThiS family protein, producing the protein MAIKVVLPTAFTRHTDGRKQFDSSAHDLPGLLADIDQTFPALSTQIKDDDGKLRRFINIYVNDEDIRFLGGESYAFKDGDEVMLIPSIAGGKI